The Roseococcus microcysteis genome contains a region encoding:
- a CDS encoding histidine phosphatase family protein: MIVRRALPALLLATPALAQRLSPLEATSPEAAPLLARLRAGGHTLFFRHADTAGEPCDRSFRVGDRAGQRNISPRGRAQSARIGERLRELGVPVALPVLAGPVYRARDTAEHAFGAENVVVTEGLLADDYSGPRLAWVLDQHRRLLAEIPPPGLNRVLVGHRTPPIMIMGDPVAGRAFPEGGALVVEPLGPEGFRLHGIVEFAPIPGGGFHAC, encoded by the coding sequence ATGATCGTCCGCCGCGCCTTGCCCGCCCTGTTGCTCGCAACCCCGGCCCTGGCCCAGCGCCTCTCGCCGCTGGAGGCCACTTCGCCAGAGGCCGCGCCCCTGCTGGCCCGGCTGCGCGCCGGCGGGCACACCCTGTTCTTCCGCCACGCCGACACCGCCGGCGAACCCTGCGACCGGAGCTTCCGCGTGGGCGACCGGGCGGGGCAGCGCAACATCTCCCCGCGCGGCCGGGCGCAATCGGCCCGGATCGGTGAAAGGTTGCGAGAACTGGGCGTGCCGGTGGCCCTGCCCGTGCTGGCCGGCCCCGTCTATCGCGCGCGCGACACGGCGGAACATGCCTTCGGCGCCGAGAACGTGGTGGTGACGGAAGGCCTGCTGGCCGATGACTATTCCGGACCGCGCCTCGCCTGGGTGCTGGACCAGCACCGCCGCCTGCTGGCCGAAATCCCGCCGCCGGGGCTGAACCGCGTGCTGGTGGGCCACCGAACGCCCCCCATCATGATCATGGGCGACCCGGTGGCCGGGCGCGCCTTCCCCGAAGGCGGCGCGCTGGTGGTGGAGCCGCTGGGCCCTGAGGGTTTTCGGCTGCACGGCATCGTGGAATTCGCCCCTATCCCCGGGGGCGGCTTTCATGCCTGCTAG